Within the Candidatus Saccharibacteria bacterium oral taxon 488 genome, the region CTTGATTCTCGATATATACCCATGAGCCGCCGCAGGCTGCGTTTGTGTTATACTGGATATAATTTGACCGACCAGCCTTGTAGCGATATTCACCCGGCCGATTAGTATATAGCCGGAATTGGCGCGCCGCCATCCGCAATTGATTGTACATGCCAGCATACTCATTTGAACAATTCGCTGTATTACCTGGTCCGCTGTCCGGACAAGCAAAGCCCATAGCATACTTGTACTGACTCTTGAGTGGCCAGACATCAGTAAATAACGACCCCTGTTCTTTCTTTAGTGTCACCAGCATTACTTGTGGATTAATGCCGAATTCTTTTGATACATTCCAAATAATATTGGCCACCGACAGGCCGCCAGCAAACCAGCCGCCTCCTTTTTCAAATGAGGTTTCTTTCGTGCTTGGATTTTCATGATAATCACGCAGGCAGGCATACGGTGGCCCATGCCAACCGCGTTTGGCTGCATATTGCGCTCGCGTACCTCCGCCATACTCGGACGGCCCAGTTCCCCACGTATCGCAGGCTGGCGTATGACTGTTGATAAAGTTTTGGATGTCTTGAACACTTGAAAATGTATTGGTGTCATAAAAAACATTGTCATCAATAATTCGCCCAGGGCTCCATGGCGACAACGCCCCTGTTTTTGGCCAGAAGACAACCCCTAGGCCAACAACACCAAGGACGGCCAGTGTATATCCGACACGCTTTAGCCAGGACGGTTTCATATTCTGTAACTGAATCATCGTAACCCCTCCTTGCGGAACGACGGCCCATTTGTAGATTCTCCAACATATGCACTCGATGAGTAAGTAACTTTAATTGACATGTCAGTGCCCGATGGTAATTCTGACAGTGGAATCTCGGCCATCCGACAATTCGTCGAGCTCGGACCAGCGTATGCGCCAGTTTGGCGCGAAACTTGACCACCAGACCAGTAGACCGTGAAGGTACAGCTGCCACCATTTTCGACAATAGCGTTAACGCCGCCATCAATCTGTAGATGCTGGCGATCACCACTCAGACCGTAACCACTTACGATTGGCGTCACTGCTCGTTTTGAACCGCGTTGCTCGCCAGGACCGGCTGGCTTATCGGAGCTGCGACCATCGCGCTCTTCTGGCTTCGTCTTACTGTCGTCAACTTTCTTATTGCCGTCTTTGTTGCTGTTATTTTCCTTTGCTCGGGACGAATTAGCATCATCCTTGGCCCGCTCTGTTTGTTGTGGCCGCGTTACCACATAAACAACCGCCGCAATAGCAATCACGAGGACCACGCTCACTAAACTAATGATTATAGCCCTGGTCTTCTTTGACGGTGTTTGTTTAACTCGCATAGTGTTGTTTCCCCTGTTTTATCCTATCAGCTTAAGCATAACAGTTAATCGTTGGGTTTTCAATATTTTTGCCAATAAAGATGCTATAATATCCCGTATGAAAGCACAGAAATCCCAAGTTAAACCACCATTGGTGTCAATTATTACCGCTACCTATAATGACGAAACATATATTGAGTCCTCAATTCGCTCCGTGCTGTCACAAGATTTTACCGATTTTGAGTACCTCATTATTAATGATGGATCGACCGATAATACAAAAAAAATTGTTCAGCGCCTCCAAAAGGAAGATGACCGCATCCGCCTCATTAATCAAAAAAACAGCGGCCTCGTGGCTTCACTCAACCACGGCATTACCGAAGCGCGTGGTACCTACATTGCCCGTATTGATGGCGACGATGAGTGGCTACCGCACAAGCTCAGGACTCAAGTCGCTATGCTTGAAGCAAATAAAAACCTAGTTCTGGTTGGCGGTGGCGCAGAGATCATGAATCAAGATAGCGTGCCGACTGGTTTTATTTTTAATGTTGCTCGCAATGAAGATATTAGACTCGGTCTTTGCATTTTTAATCAATTCTGCCATTCATCGGTCATTTATCGCCGTCAGACAGCACTTGATGCTGGTCTTTACCCTGACACCTGTCCAGCCGAGGATTATGACCTGTTTAGTAAATTTGCCGAACATGGTGAACTTGCCAACGTACCTTACCCTATTTTTCGCTATCGCATCAGTGACGGCAGTATTTCGGCAAGAAGGCGCGATGAGCAAAACAATCTTGCTAAGAAATTTTCTCATCGTAATTGGGACAATATTCAACCGACGGTCACCAGCCGTGCCGATATTAAACGCGCCTTCGCCTATTATCTCAAAAATCCAATCAACCATGATTTTGGAATTAGCCACAAGCACGCCTACACCTTTGTGCTCATGCGCATTGGCTATCGCATGCTTCAAAAGGGAAAGATCAGCAAGGGACTTCATCAACTCTGGAACGTAGCATCAACTGGTCGCACTGCCGCCAAGATCGTTGTTAAGTGGGGACTTGATATTATTAAGATTAAACTACAACCATCACGTCGAAAAGCAAAAACAGCGGTTTAATAGTGCAGGATATTAAATTTGTTATTAAACCGCTAGACGGGCTATGCTTTGTCTATTTATGGTCATGGTGCCACTGCCGCGGGATCAGTGTGAGTCCACCAAATGACTGTCCAACCGCTGAAAAATCCTTCGTAATTGTGAACTCCTCGGCACGATACGCAACATCGTATTTTACTGATCCATCGTGATTGAGGAGATTAACATCAACATAGTACGACCCCGGACCCAAGTTTGCTTCGATATCGAGTGTCAGTTTTTTGTCTTTCGGTAGCTCAGCGAATCCCTCACGATTAGTAATAAAATTCGATATTAAATCACTGTCCTTCCGATACAAATCAACCATGATTGCTCGCGTCTTATCGTGACGCCAAGCAATATCAAACGAGATAGTCTCGCCAACTTTAAAGCTGCGCTGTTTTTTACCTGTCGCGCCGCGGATCGTAACATCAACATTTTCACCAGTATATTGCCGATTTCTATCAATACTTGCGTCAATCACTGCTTGATTGAGCCGACTATACTCGTCAGCCACCTGCACTGGGTCTCCCTCTTTGATAATTGTGCCGTCTTGGATTAGTACGGCACGATTACAAAACTTCTTGACTGTTTCCATATCATGGGTAACCAGAACAACCGTCTGGCCACTTGCCTTGTACTGCTCAAATATATCAATACACTTGCGCTGAAACGCCTCATCACCGACAGCCAACACTTCATCAAAAATCATAATATCATTACGCGCCTTAATTGCTACCGAAAACGCCAATCGTACCTGCATACCCGACGAATAATTTTTTAGCTTCTGATCCATGAACGGTTCAAGTTCAGCAAAGGCAACGATCTCATCATACATTGCTTCCATCTCTTTACGAGTGAACCCAAGTAGCGCTCCATTCAAAAAAACGTTGTCTCGGCCAGACAGCTCCGGGTTGAAGCCAACACCCAGTTCAATAAATGGTGTCAGCTTACCATGTAGCTGAATACTACCGCTCGTCGGTTGATATACACCGGCGAGAATTTTAAGCATGGTACTTTTTCCCGAGCCATTCCGACCAACAACGCCGAAAAAATCGCCCTGATTAACAGTAAAACTAACCCCGTCTAGTACTTTCTGGACGGTCTTTTTGTTTCGCTTGATAATGTTAACGAAGGCATGTTTAATGCTTGAGTTTTTAGTCTGCGGCAGTACAAACTCTTTGTGTATATCCTTGACTACAATAGCCGGTCTTGTCATCTAAATATCCTCCGCAAATGAACGTTGCTTACGCTGGAAATACCACCACCCCAGCCCAAACAGCCCAAGGGTTATCGCGATCGGGATGAACCATAGTAACGGGTTGTGAAACGTCTGCCAAATCGTTTGAGAGGCTGAATTATTGGGCATGAGTACATGCCGAGCATCCTGAATAATTTGTGTGACTGGGTTTAAAAACGCCACCTTCTGGATAACTGCAGGCATATAGATGATGGCAAAGATGATACCACTGGCATAGAACCCAGCCTGCAACAAAATCTCCCAGATATACGCGATATCACGAAACGTTACGTAGAGTGCCGAGAGTAGCAGAGATAGGCCAATTGATAGCAAAAATAACTGGGCAATTATTGGGATTAACAACAACCATAACAAGGTTGGCATCAAACCACTCAGTAGCGCAAAAATTATCACCACAACCATCCCGAGACCAAGGTTGATCAGCGCCGAGACAGAACTAGCAACCACCAGGAGGTGTCTCGGGATTGCTACTTTACGAATTAGTTGCCCATTTTCCACTACCGAACGAGTACCTACCATCGTTGCCTCAGAGAAAAAATTCCATAGCACGACGCCAACTAATAACCAGACGCCAAAATATTCAATCCCTTTACTGCCCTGTGGGAACGCATAGGTAAACAATACATATAAAATGCCGAATATGAACAGCGGCTTCAGGAGTGACCACACGTACCCGAGGGCAGAGTTTTGGTAGCGAACTTTAAAGTCCGTGCTGACCATCGCGCGCAAAATTGCCCGATTTTTTTCATTACCAAAGAGATGTTTCACTCCCTGATTATACCAAATTACACCAAAAAGATATATACTTGTAAAATGAATCGGTTACGAGTTGTTATCGTACGAAATGCCGCACCTCATGATTTTGGTGGTGGCGAGCGATTTCCAGTGTTCTTAGCTCAGGAGCTACGAGAGCTGGGCCATTTGCCGGTTATTTTTAGTCACCACATGACACTCTGTGACTACGCTAAGCACGAACGGTTGACTTATCGCCGCTCTTGGTGGTGGTCTCAACAAAACTGGAGCGGCCGGCGAGTTGTATTAACACCACTATATATACTCTGGCAGCTGCTACTCACTTTGTATTATATTATCCAATTTCATCGCTACAAAGCTGACGTTGTTCACCTGCAGAGTAAGGATGATTTTATTGCCGGGTCAATCGCTGGTAAGCTTATCGGTGCTCGCGTTATCTGGACCGACCACGCTGACCTCAAGCATGTCTGGAAACAGCTCGGCGTATGGTATAAAAACCCGACTGGTAAGCTGGTTGCTTGGGCGGCACGCTTTGCCGACGCAATTACCCTCGTTAGCCAGAGTGAATGCCGCCTTGTCTCTGATAATCTGCCGTCAACCTCACCAATTCATCACAAATTAACCGTTATCTATAATGGTGTCAACGACCAGAAGCCACCACACGCACCCATCAAAAGCCGCCTGTTCACGTTCTGTATTGCCGGCCGTCTGGTTGTTGATAAGGGAATTAGTGAAGCAATCGCTGCATTCAAACGACTTCACGCTACACATCACAACACGCGCCTCATTCTGATCGGTGACGGACCAGATCGTTCACGGTTTGAGAAACAGACCACAGGGTTACCGGTTACTTTTCGCGGCCACCAAACAGACCCCCTCCCTGAAGTTGCCGCCGCTGACGTATATCTTCATCCAACATACCACGAGGGGTTTAGTGTTTCACTCGTTGAGGCCAGCATGCTACAGCTACCAATTATCGCCACTGACGTTGGTGGCAATCCGGAGATTATTCATCATAATAAGACCGGCCTCCTCGTCCCCTCAAAGAACTCAGTGGCGCTACATGATGCCATGGAGCAGCTATATTCTAATTCCAGGCTTCGCGCACATCTAGCCACCGCTGCCCGCCGTCAATATCTCGCCTCGTTTGTTTTTCATACCATCGTCAAAACGCAATTTATTCCTTTATATGAAAACGGGTTATAATATGCCTATGAAGATTCGTGTTGAAACTGCTGCCCTCACCGCTCCCAATATATCCGGCGTTGGTCATTACATCCGCATGTTAACCAATAGCCTGGCTCGTTACTCGCCGCCGGGGACTGAAGTTTCAGCGTTTTATTTTAATTTTCTAAGCAAGCACCGAGATCCCGTCCTAGACGACCAGGTTAAGCACGAAAAACATACGCTCATGCCGCAGCGGCTATTTGCTAAGCTCCAGAGTTACGGTCTACCGTTACCGTACGACCTGCTGTCTTCACCTGTTGATGTCGCGATTTTTCCGAATTTCGACCGCTGGACAACCAGTAAGGCAGCTATTACTGCCGTTGTCATTCACGACCTTGGCTATCTTTATTTTCCTGAAACGATTGAACAGCGTAATTTAGCCCATTTACGCCGCCGCGTCGCTCATGCGGCCCGAATAGCAGACCTTATCATTACTGTCTCGGAGTCGGTCAAGGCGGAAATCATCGCTGAATACGGTGTGCCAGCCTCAAAAATTATCGTCACACCAATACCAGCCGACTCAATTTATTCTCAACCGGGTACAATCGACGTTGCCGCCAAATATAACTTACCAACCAAGCGGTATATCTTTTCAATCGGCAATCTCGAACCGCGTAAAGATTTGCCGACGATGATCGCCGCCTTTCGTGCCCTGCCGGAAAAGGTCCGCAAGCAGTATTCATTAGTTTTAGCTGGCGGTAAGGGCTGGAAGACCGACGCGACTGAGCGTGCCATTGCTGAAGCCCAGGCCGCGGGTGAACACGTCATCCGTCCGGGCTACATCCCCCAAGAAGACGTGCCTGCATTTTATCAGCAAGCAGACCTTTTTTGCATGAGCTCCATTTACGAAGGGTTCGGCAT harbors:
- a CDS encoding ATP-binding cassette domain-containing protein; its protein translation is MTRPAIVVKDIHKEFVLPQTKNSSIKHAFVNIIKRNKKTVQKVLDGVSFTVNQGDFFGVVGRNGSGKSTMLKILAGVYQPTSGSIQLHGKLTPFIELGVGFNPELSGRDNVFLNGALLGFTRKEMEAMYDEIVAFAELEPFMDQKLKNYSSGMQVRLAFSVAIKARNDIMIFDEVLAVGDEAFQRKCIDIFEQYKASGQTVVLVTHDMETVKKFCNRAVLIQDGTIIKEGDPVQVADEYSRLNQAVIDASIDRNRQYTGENVDVTIRGATGKKQRSFKVGETISFDIAWRHDKTRAIMVDLYRKDSDLISNFITNREGFAELPKDKKLTLDIEANLGPGSYYVDVNLLNHDGSVKYDVAYRAEEFTITKDFSAVGQSFGGLTLIPRQWHHDHK
- a CDS encoding glycosyltransferase codes for the protein MIIALVFFDGVCLTRIVLFPLFYPISLSITVNRWVFNIFANKDAIISRMKAQKSQVKPPLVSIITATYNDETYIESSIRSVLSQDFTDFEYLIINDGSTDNTKKIVQRLQKEDDRIRLINQKNSGLVASLNHGITEARGTYIARIDGDDEWLPHKLRTQVAMLEANKNLVLVGGGAEIMNQDSVPTGFIFNVARNEDIRLGLCIFNQFCHSSVIYRRQTALDAGLYPDTCPAEDYDLFSKFAEHGELANVPYPIFRYRISDGSISARRRDEQNNLAKKFSHRNWDNIQPTVTSRADIKRAFAYYLKNPINHDFGISHKHAYTFVLMRIGYRMLQKGKISKGLHQLWNVASTGRTAAKIVVKWGLDIIKIKLQPSRRKAKTAV
- a CDS encoding glycosyltransferase family 4 protein, yielding MFHSLIIPNYTKKIYTCKMNRLRVVIVRNAAPHDFGGGERFPVFLAQELRELGHLPVIFSHHMTLCDYAKHERLTYRRSWWWSQQNWSGRRVVLTPLYILWQLLLTLYYIIQFHRYKADVVHLQSKDDFIAGSIAGKLIGARVIWTDHADLKHVWKQLGVWYKNPTGKLVAWAARFADAITLVSQSECRLVSDNLPSTSPIHHKLTVIYNGVNDQKPPHAPIKSRLFTFCIAGRLVVDKGISEAIAAFKRLHATHHNTRLILIGDGPDRSRFEKQTTGLPVTFRGHQTDPLPEVAAADVYLHPTYHEGFSVSLVEASMLQLPIIATDVGGNPEIIHHNKTGLLVPSKNSVALHDAMEQLYSNSRLRAHLATAARRQYLASFVFHTIVKTQFIPLYENGL
- a CDS encoding ABC transporter permease, which translates into the protein MKHLFGNEKNRAILRAMVSTDFKVRYQNSALGYVWSLLKPLFIFGILYVLFTYAFPQGSKGIEYFGVWLLVGVVLWNFFSEATMVGTRSVVENGQLIRKVAIPRHLLVVASSVSALINLGLGMVVVIIFALLSGLMPTLLWLLLIPIIAQLFLLSIGLSLLLSALYVTFRDIAYIWEILLQAGFYASGIIFAIIYMPAVIQKVAFLNPVTQIIQDARHVLMPNNSASQTIWQTFHNPLLWFIPIAITLGLFGLGWWYFQRKQRSFAEDI
- a CDS encoding glycosyltransferase family 4 protein, with protein sequence MKTGYNMPMKIRVETAALTAPNISGVGHYIRMLTNSLARYSPPGTEVSAFYFNFLSKHRDPVLDDQVKHEKHTLMPQRLFAKLQSYGLPLPYDLLSSPVDVAIFPNFDRWTTSKAAITAVVIHDLGYLYFPETIEQRNLAHLRRRVAHAARIADLIITVSESVKAEIIAEYGVPASKIIVTPIPADSIYSQPGTIDVAAKYNLPTKRYIFSIGNLEPRKDLPTMIAAFRALPEKVRKQYSLVLAGGKGWKTDATERAIAEAQAAGEHVIRPGYIPQEDVPAFYQQADLFCMSSIYEGFGMPVAEALTSGTPVVASDIPVLREAGGNAVLYAQSKNPDDFMKKILSIIADPQKARLDMKTAAQAHLNAISWQNNTDRLIAAFKEAIAAKKHRTN